From the genome of Hymenobacter cellulosilyticus, one region includes:
- a CDS encoding DUF6952 family protein, with protein MKIPVIKRLVESQTLQSLVAAEEALLEEQQPAFEVEGEDEGEKLTHVFAAIFILNHMQDNGSEFKDALREYTKKVRVSIS; from the coding sequence ATGAAAATACCCGTAATCAAGCGCCTGGTAGAATCGCAGACCCTGCAAAGCCTGGTAGCTGCCGAAGAAGCCCTGCTCGAGGAGCAGCAGCCCGCATTCGAGGTAGAAGGCGAAGACGAAGGTGAGAAGCTGACCCACGTGTTTGCCGCCATCTTCATTCTGAACCACATGCAGGACAACGGCTCCGAGTTCAAGGACGCCCTGCGCGAATACACCAAGAAAGTGCGCGTGTCCATTAGCTAA